A section of the Mycolicibacterium anyangense genome encodes:
- a CDS encoding type I polyketide synthase, which yields MADTVDPTPPAPRFAIIGYAARLPGAADADGYWDVLHNGRDAVSQIPADRWDCEEFFDADPSAPGKVVTRRAGFLDDAVGFDAPFFGVSTREANLMDPQHRLLLETAWHAVEHSGTAPTTLANTRTGVFVGQSTHDYLSMASSGLDYPEIEAYMAIGTSAAAGAGRISYRLGLQGPAVTVDTACSSSLVAIHQACQALRLGECDLALAGGVNVLLSPATMITFSQSRMLAPDGRCKTFDAAADGYVRGEGCGVLVIKRLEDAVRDGDHIRAVIRGSAVNQDGASGGLTVPNGVAQQRVITEALQRAGVQASDISYLEAHGTGTSLGDPIEVQAAAAVLGAGRDAGDPLLIGSAKTNIGHLEAAAGVAGVLKVVLALEHQELPKHLNFQNPSPHIPWDRIPVRVVEQPVAWERGARPRIAGISSFGFSGTNAHVILEEAPATAPASAPAEPGDDRRFSLLTLSARTPAALAQAAQNYRGWLAEHPETSLADLCLTTGTGRAHFEHRAALVVNSVASAGELLAALADELPAKGLVRGHSAAPPKTAWLFPGQGSQYAGMARELFETEPVFAETLTRCARAVSDLLDTPLLDLVFDAEGGETLKLTKHAQPAIFAVEMGLARLWQSWGLEPDVVLGHSVGQYSAACVAGVFSLEDGVRLLAERGRLFAELPPGGQMCAIFADPDRVERITDEFPSLSVAAFNGANTVLSGPATDLEQAVVQLSDEGARCDWLDTSHAFHSAMLDPALDEFEAIANTFTFAAPQRILLCNRTGAALGRTAKLDGAYWRRHARQPVQFATCVATLAELGATLLLEVGPQPVLTATALRAWPDAANPPKAVASLRRNSADHWQITEALAQAYVAGHQPDFGALAAPAARTLDLPPYPFQHRHYWFRQTAGVHRGPGSTETAEHTQVLQLLEEGRIEELAALLDDAGAQQNPIDTLKLLAAQHNQQRDAKSIADICYEVRWQKHTDSLKSAAAEPVSWMLVTDEAEAIQPLVEALTALGHRHRIVWLPVNDEDEAQLAAELQTASADEPGLRILHCAALESSLGADGATSMRSLLRMQHRILGGTQRTFRAAAAAESRTPVWVVTTGAHHVAESDSVSPDHTSLWGFCRVAALEYPQVWGGLVDLAAGVADQWSRLITHVVAAASGEDQIAVRTDASYVPRLVRRTGSGTKAPLVLRSDATYLVTGGLGSIGLEFADYLAAHGARQLVLTGRQLPGETTRQRIDALSERHGCTVRVIAADIADPHDVTRLLATVDNELPPLAGIVHAAGVNDTTPLSTLSGADIDRTFAGKVWGAWNLSESCAGRQLDFFITTSSISAVWGSYGQSAYSAANAFLDGVAWRLRERGIPGISVNFGPWSAGMADPEARAQLQRRGIHPLAPGEALAAMADAMGRPKSATQPVVARVDWKQFLALYLQTGHRALFDVVGQEARRSAPEETTRSAETPGSTRLVEQLTAAPAQQRRKLVLDHLRNTVAEVTRIEAAEIREDTGFFDLGMDSLMAVELRRRLEQSVGKELPATLAMDYPRLSDVADYLIGDVLELGDRPTAVAAAAPAVPLSVGADEPIAIVSVACRFPGAPDPDAYWDVLANGVDAIREIPEDRFEVDAFYDPDQQTPGKIYTRSGGYLDSVDSFDPEFFGISPREAVWIDPQQRLMLEVAWEGLERAGYSASSLRGSRTGVFVGVGANEYSHLLSGDSVDNLEGHFITGNALNAVAGRVAFVLGLEGPAVAVDTACSSSLVAVHQATQALRSGDCDLALAAGVNVLLSPVSIVAASRARMLAPDGRCKTFDAAADGYARGEGCGVLVLKRLSDAQRDGDRICAVIRSTAVNQDGASSGLTVPNGGAQQRLIATALARAGLSGSDVDYLEAHGTGTPLGDPIEVQAAAAVYGAGRDQNRPLLIGTAKTNIGHLESAAGVAGLLKVVLSLQHDLLPPSLHFHTPSPHIPWNSLPVRVVDEATPWHANGHPRRAGISAFGFTGTNAHVVIEEAPATAAAAEPTDQDGEPAPTREPFSVLPLSARSGPGLTALAARYAGWLAEHPDASFADVCFTAGAGRSHFEHRAAIVANSTREAGILLEDLMANRTRPGVLRRECTDRPTTAWFFPGQGSQYAGMARELFDSEPVFAETMRRCAEAVDPMLPQPLLEVLYTSDRSAGETLRHTSFAQPAIFAVEMGLARLWQSWGIEPDVVLGHSVGQYAAACVAGVFSLEDGARLIAERGKLFGSLPPGGRMVAVFADPDYVERAAADFPRVSVGAYNGRNTVLSGPAEDLEKIADACGQDGTRCTWLETSHAFHSELLEPVLDEFEAFATQFDFAAPTLPLVCNRTGAVLNAQTPLDAQYWRRHSRQPVQFTESVRTVAGLGCTVLMEIGPQPILTAAALQIWPETSAPPLAIVSLRKGANAVRQIAEALATTYVCGHRPDFAAIGHRQEHKLELPTYPFQRRRYWPKSSGISALASSGLSASGILGSPKDLASGDTVYSSVLSVKTQPWLAHHVIYGTVVVPGATYAAMALAAAGAPASVREVFFYEPIILPDKASREVQLTLHPIDDGWKFQVHSRPYGVRDAEWSLNADGSLATGADPDAEPADAGVAPSDAIEQMERNRPQDLFDFFNDMELAWGPTWSTSLKSLWVGEREAIGDIVVGDELAEHLGTEPIHPVLLDLCTGVAFPAFPATLAAEQGMSDLFLPLRYGQVRLPERMPRRFYCRARWHDSAVTNETQVFDLDFVDPDGRSLGGIREFTVKRAPREALLRGLGGDSTRLLYTLGWQEAAAPGTDADSTERVSGPWLVAGFDTLAAQLPDAVGIADIADPDTWRQAFLDAAGRGAPVAGIIWRSSEKPDDDGTAGQLASRLEAEVSALLAAAQTALTEQKATLPGGLWILTEHAVATEPGESVDPVQAALWSFGRTLVAEQPTLRCRLIDTDAGEESLSWLAGALGTPVVEPETAVRQGRFLVPRLLHWARSGQLPMPRSDDYVLAPTERGAIDNLRLTETTVTAPAPNEVQVAIEAAGLNFRDVLNVLGLYPGDPGPIGGDLCGVVTEVGSEVTGFEVGQRVFGSMQGAFASRLNVPAQLLAVVPDGIGAVEAATIPAAALTVRLAFDWAQIKPGDKVLIHAASGGVGLAAVQMARHQGATVFATASTHKRATLRDMGVEYVYDSRTTAFADQILADTGGAGVDVVLNSLTNEGFIEATVRATAAGGRFVEIAKRDIWTADQMAAVRPDIRYEIVALDVTMMSDPEHIARLMDEVSQGLATGEWTPVPAEVYPLPEARTAFRRMQQARHIGKIVVQMPKPLQPRGDRSYLITGGLGALGLHTAAYLAQLGAGDIVLTSRREPELEAQQTIDAIAERYHCRIHVFTADVADEDEAARLLARIRAELPPLAGIAHLAGVLDDALLPDQSLDRFRTTLGPKAYGAYHLHRMTAGENLEFFILYSSASAVLGSPAQANYATANGLLDGLAAYRRSRGLPATAVDFGPWGSGGMATSAAALANLSAQGMMPLDPPAALAALGEVVRHGTGQATVLKANWQRTAKMLGGIRPPMLDNVLPRDDAATAADSQLLRQLQDTPEAQRVDFIAEFLQREVQGFLRLAQPPAASSRFLDLGTDSLMAVELRNRLYGQFGGKFDISPTAVFDYPTIGELAAHLVSQLPAGGEAPEPAADGGPEADQ from the coding sequence ATGGCAGACACCGTCGACCCGACGCCACCGGCGCCCCGGTTCGCGATCATCGGATACGCGGCGCGCCTTCCCGGGGCGGCGGATGCCGACGGGTACTGGGATGTGCTGCACAACGGCCGCGACGCGGTATCGCAGATTCCGGCCGACCGCTGGGACTGTGAGGAGTTCTTCGACGCGGACCCCTCCGCACCCGGCAAGGTGGTGACCCGGCGGGCCGGGTTCCTCGACGATGCCGTCGGGTTCGACGCGCCGTTCTTCGGGGTGTCGACCCGCGAGGCGAATTTGATGGATCCGCAGCACCGGCTGCTGCTGGAAACCGCCTGGCATGCGGTCGAGCATTCCGGAACCGCGCCAACGACATTGGCCAACACCAGAACAGGCGTCTTCGTCGGACAGTCCACTCATGACTACCTGAGCATGGCCTCGTCGGGGCTGGACTACCCCGAGATCGAAGCCTATATGGCGATCGGCACCTCGGCTGCCGCCGGCGCGGGGCGGATCAGCTACCGGCTCGGCCTGCAGGGACCCGCCGTCACCGTCGACACCGCGTGCAGTTCCTCGCTGGTCGCGATCCACCAGGCATGCCAGGCGTTGCGGCTCGGCGAGTGCGACCTCGCCCTGGCCGGCGGAGTGAACGTCCTGCTCAGTCCGGCCACCATGATCACGTTCTCCCAGTCCCGGATGCTGGCACCGGACGGGCGGTGCAAGACCTTCGACGCGGCGGCCGACGGCTATGTCCGCGGCGAGGGCTGCGGCGTCCTGGTCATCAAGCGTCTCGAGGATGCGGTGCGCGACGGTGACCACATCCGGGCCGTGATCCGCGGCAGCGCGGTCAACCAGGACGGGGCCTCGGGCGGTCTGACGGTACCCAACGGGGTGGCCCAGCAACGGGTCATCACCGAAGCCCTGCAGCGGGCGGGTGTGCAGGCGAGCGACATCAGCTACCTGGAGGCGCACGGCACCGGCACCTCGCTGGGTGATCCCATCGAGGTACAGGCCGCGGCGGCGGTCCTCGGCGCCGGGCGCGACGCGGGTGACCCGCTGCTGATCGGCTCGGCGAAGACGAACATCGGTCATCTCGAGGCCGCGGCGGGCGTTGCCGGCGTCCTCAAGGTGGTGCTCGCCCTGGAACACCAGGAACTGCCCAAACACCTGAACTTCCAGAATCCGTCGCCGCACATCCCGTGGGACCGGATCCCGGTGCGGGTCGTCGAGCAGCCCGTCGCCTGGGAACGGGGTGCGCGCCCCCGCATCGCCGGGATCAGTTCCTTCGGGTTTTCCGGCACCAACGCGCACGTCATCCTCGAAGAGGCACCGGCCACCGCCCCGGCGTCGGCGCCGGCCGAACCGGGCGACGACCGGCGGTTCAGCCTGCTCACACTCAGCGCGCGCACCCCGGCCGCACTGGCGCAGGCCGCGCAGAACTACCGCGGCTGGCTCGCCGAGCATCCGGAAACCAGCCTGGCCGATCTGTGCCTGACCACCGGAACGGGACGCGCGCACTTCGAACACCGCGCGGCGCTGGTGGTGAACTCGGTCGCGTCGGCCGGTGAACTGCTCGCGGCGCTGGCCGACGAACTGCCCGCCAAGGGCCTGGTCCGTGGCCACAGTGCCGCCCCGCCCAAGACGGCGTGGCTGTTCCCCGGACAAGGCAGCCAGTACGCCGGGATGGCCCGCGAGCTCTTCGAGACCGAACCCGTCTTCGCCGAGACGCTCACGCGCTGCGCCCGAGCGGTTTCCGACCTCCTTGACACACCGCTTCTGGACCTCGTCTTCGACGCCGAGGGCGGCGAGACGCTCAAACTGACCAAGCACGCCCAACCCGCTATTTTCGCCGTCGAGATGGGCCTGGCCCGGCTTTGGCAATCGTGGGGCTTGGAGCCGGATGTCGTGCTGGGCCACAGCGTTGGCCAGTACTCGGCAGCCTGTGTGGCAGGAGTGTTCAGCCTCGAGGACGGTGTACGGTTGCTGGCCGAGCGGGGCAGGCTGTTCGCCGAACTGCCGCCGGGCGGACAGATGTGCGCCATCTTCGCCGATCCGGACCGCGTCGAACGGATCACCGACGAGTTCCCCAGCCTGTCGGTGGCCGCATTCAACGGCGCCAACACCGTGCTCTCCGGCCCGGCAACCGACCTCGAACAGGCAGTCGTGCAGTTGTCCGACGAGGGCGCGCGCTGCGATTGGCTGGATACCAGTCATGCCTTCCACTCGGCAATGCTGGACCCCGCGCTCGACGAGTTCGAAGCGATCGCCAATACCTTCACATTCGCTGCGCCGCAACGGATTCTGTTGTGCAACCGGACGGGTGCCGCACTCGGCCGGACAGCGAAGCTCGACGGCGCCTACTGGCGCCGGCACGCCCGCCAGCCGGTTCAGTTCGCCACCTGCGTGGCCACGCTGGCCGAGCTCGGCGCCACGCTCCTCCTGGAAGTGGGCCCACAGCCGGTACTCACCGCCACCGCGCTGCGTGCCTGGCCGGACGCCGCGAACCCGCCGAAAGCGGTTGCATCCCTCCGCCGCAACAGTGCCGACCATTGGCAGATCACCGAAGCCTTGGCCCAGGCCTACGTCGCAGGCCATCAGCCCGACTTCGGCGCACTCGCCGCACCCGCGGCGCGCACCCTCGACCTGCCGCCCTACCCGTTCCAGCACCGGCACTACTGGTTCCGCCAGACCGCGGGCGTGCACCGCGGACCGGGCAGCACCGAAACCGCCGAACACACCCAGGTGCTCCAGCTTCTCGAAGAAGGCCGGATCGAGGAGTTGGCCGCGCTCCTCGATGACGCAGGCGCACAGCAGAACCCCATCGACACGTTGAAACTTCTTGCTGCACAGCATAATCAGCAGCGAGATGCCAAATCCATCGCGGACATCTGCTACGAAGTGCGCTGGCAGAAGCACACCGACTCGCTGAAATCGGCTGCTGCAGAGCCTGTTTCGTGGATGCTGGTCACCGACGAAGCCGAGGCGATCCAGCCCCTGGTCGAGGCGCTGACGGCCCTCGGCCACCGCCATCGGATCGTCTGGCTCCCGGTCAACGACGAGGACGAAGCGCAGCTGGCCGCCGAGTTGCAGACCGCGTCGGCCGACGAACCGGGGCTGCGGATCCTGCACTGCGCCGCGCTGGAATCGTCCCTCGGCGCCGACGGCGCCACCTCGATGCGGTCCCTGCTACGCATGCAGCACCGCATCCTGGGCGGCACCCAGCGGACCTTCCGGGCCGCAGCGGCAGCCGAATCGCGAACCCCGGTCTGGGTCGTGACCACCGGCGCGCACCACGTCGCAGAGTCCGATTCGGTGTCCCCCGACCACACCAGCCTGTGGGGCTTCTGCCGCGTCGCGGCACTGGAGTATCCCCAGGTGTGGGGCGGACTGGTGGATCTGGCGGCCGGGGTGGCCGACCAGTGGAGCAGGCTGATCACCCACGTGGTCGCCGCCGCGTCTGGTGAGGACCAGATCGCCGTCCGCACGGACGCCAGCTACGTGCCCCGGCTGGTCCGGCGGACCGGCAGCGGAACCAAGGCGCCGCTGGTGTTGCGAAGCGACGCAACATATCTGGTGACCGGTGGACTCGGATCGATCGGCCTGGAGTTCGCCGACTACCTTGCCGCGCACGGCGCCCGGCAGCTGGTGCTGACCGGCAGGCAGCTACCGGGCGAGACCACCCGCCAGCGCATCGACGCGCTCAGCGAACGGCATGGTTGCACGGTTCGGGTGATCGCCGCCGACATCGCCGACCCGCATGATGTGACCCGGCTGCTGGCCACCGTCGACAACGAACTTCCGCCGTTGGCCGGCATCGTCCATGCCGCCGGTGTCAACGACACCACCCCGCTGAGCACGCTCTCCGGTGCCGACATCGATCGAACCTTCGCTGGCAAGGTCTGGGGCGCTTGGAATCTGAGCGAATCGTGCGCCGGCCGCCAGCTGGACTTCTTCATCACCACCTCGTCGATCTCAGCGGTGTGGGGTAGTTACGGCCAGAGTGCCTACAGCGCGGCCAACGCCTTCCTCGACGGTGTGGCGTGGCGGCTTCGCGAGCGCGGCATCCCCGGCATCAGCGTGAACTTCGGCCCCTGGTCGGCCGGCATGGCCGACCCGGAGGCCCGGGCGCAACTGCAACGCCGGGGCATCCACCCACTGGCTCCCGGAGAGGCCCTGGCCGCGATGGCAGACGCGATGGGGCGTCCGAAGTCAGCCACACAACCGGTGGTGGCGCGGGTCGACTGGAAGCAGTTCCTGGCGCTGTACCTGCAAACCGGACACCGCGCGCTGTTCGACGTGGTGGGCCAGGAGGCACGCCGCTCGGCACCCGAGGAGACGACCCGGTCGGCGGAGACACCCGGCAGCACCCGCCTGGTCGAGCAACTCACCGCCGCCCCGGCCCAGCAACGCCGGAAATTGGTTCTGGACCATCTGCGCAACACCGTGGCGGAGGTGACCAGGATCGAAGCCGCGGAGATCCGCGAAGACACCGGATTCTTCGACCTCGGCATGGACTCGCTCATGGCGGTGGAGTTGCGCCGCCGGCTGGAACAGTCCGTGGGCAAGGAACTCCCGGCCACGCTGGCGATGGACTATCCGCGGCTGTCGGACGTCGCCGACTATCTGATCGGCGACGTCCTGGAACTCGGCGACCGGCCGACCGCTGTTGCCGCAGCAGCCCCGGCGGTACCACTGAGCGTCGGCGCCGACGAACCTATCGCGATCGTCTCGGTGGCCTGCCGCTTCCCGGGCGCACCGGATCCGGATGCCTACTGGGATGTGCTCGCCAACGGGGTGGACGCCATCCGGGAGATCCCCGAGGACCGCTTCGAGGTCGACGCGTTCTACGACCCCGACCAGCAGACACCCGGCAAGATCTACACCCGCAGCGGTGGATACCTCGACAGCGTCGACAGCTTCGATCCCGAGTTCTTCGGCATCTCCCCGCGCGAGGCGGTCTGGATCGACCCTCAGCAGCGTCTGATGCTCGAAGTTGCCTGGGAAGGCCTTGAGCGCGCAGGCTATTCGGCGTCGTCACTGCGCGGAAGCCGCACCGGCGTCTTCGTCGGCGTCGGCGCCAACGAGTACTCGCACCTGTTGTCCGGCGATTCGGTGGACAACCTGGAAGGCCACTTCATCACCGGCAATGCGCTCAACGCCGTCGCCGGACGAGTGGCCTTCGTCCTCGGTCTGGAGGGCCCCGCAGTCGCGGTGGACACCGCATGCAGCTCCTCACTGGTCGCGGTCCATCAGGCCACCCAGGCACTGCGCTCGGGTGACTGCGACCTGGCGCTGGCCGCCGGGGTGAACGTCCTGCTGAGCCCGGTGTCGATCGTCGCCGCCTCGCGCGCCCGCATGCTGGCCCCCGACGGGCGATGCAAGACATTCGACGCGGCCGCCGACGGCTACGCCCGCGGCGAGGGCTGCGGTGTCCTGGTGCTCAAACGCCTCAGTGACGCACAGCGCGACGGCGACCGGATCTGCGCAGTGATCCGTAGCACCGCTGTCAATCAGGACGGTGCGTCCAGTGGTCTGACCGTGCCCAATGGTGGTGCGCAGCAACGCCTTATCGCCACCGCACTGGCGCGGGCGGGGCTCAGCGGGTCCGACGTCGACTACCTCGAGGCGCACGGGACCGGCACTCCGCTGGGCGATCCGATCGAGGTACAGGCGGCCGCGGCCGTCTACGGTGCCGGCCGCGACCAGAATCGGCCGCTGCTGATCGGTACCGCCAAGACGAACATCGGGCACCTGGAATCCGCTGCGGGCGTCGCCGGTCTGCTCAAAGTCGTACTGTCCCTGCAGCACGACCTCCTGCCGCCGAGCCTGCACTTCCACACCCCGTCACCGCATATCCCGTGGAACTCGCTGCCGGTCCGGGTGGTCGACGAAGCCACGCCATGGCATGCCAACGGCCATCCGCGGCGAGCCGGTATCAGCGCGTTCGGCTTCACCGGCACCAATGCGCACGTCGTGATCGAGGAGGCGCCCGCCACCGCGGCGGCCGCCGAGCCGACCGATCAGGATGGCGAACCCGCCCCAACGCGAGAACCATTCAGCGTCCTGCCGCTGTCCGCGCGCTCCGGGCCGGGGCTCACGGCGCTGGCCGCACGCTACGCCGGCTGGCTGGCCGAGCACCCCGACGCCTCGTTCGCCGACGTGTGCTTCACCGCCGGGGCCGGACGCTCCCACTTCGAGCACCGCGCGGCGATCGTCGCGAATTCGACTCGTGAGGCCGGGATCCTCCTGGAGGACCTCATGGCCAACCGGACCCGGCCTGGCGTGCTACGCAGGGAATGCACCGACCGACCCACCACGGCATGGTTCTTCCCCGGTCAGGGCAGCCAGTACGCCGGGATGGCCCGCGAACTGTTCGACAGCGAACCGGTGTTCGCCGAGACCATGCGGCGGTGCGCCGAGGCCGTCGATCCGATGCTGCCGCAGCCGCTGCTGGAGGTGCTCTACACCAGCGACCGGTCGGCCGGAGAAACGTTGCGGCACACGTCCTTTGCGCAGCCGGCGATCTTCGCGGTCGAGATGGGCCTTGCCCGGCTGTGGCAGTCGTGGGGCATCGAACCCGACGTCGTGCTTGGCCACAGCGTGGGCCAGTACGCGGCGGCCTGTGTGGCGGGCGTGTTCAGCCTCGAGGACGGGGCCCGGTTGATCGCCGAACGCGGCAAGCTGTTCGGCAGCCTGCCGCCCGGCGGCCGGATGGTGGCGGTCTTCGCCGATCCCGACTACGTCGAGCGTGCCGCCGCGGACTTCCCGCGAGTGTCGGTCGGCGCCTACAACGGCCGCAACACCGTCCTGTCCGGCCCCGCCGAGGACCTGGAGAAGATCGCCGATGCCTGTGGCCAGGACGGTACCCGGTGCACCTGGCTGGAGACCAGCCACGCCTTCCACTCCGAACTGCTGGAGCCGGTTCTCGACGAATTCGAGGCCTTCGCCACCCAGTTCGACTTTGCCGCCCCCACCTTGCCGTTGGTCTGCAACCGCACCGGGGCGGTGCTCAATGCCCAGACACCGCTGGATGCGCAGTATTGGCGGCGGCATTCCCGTCAACCCGTGCAGTTCACCGAGAGCGTGCGCACCGTCGCCGGGTTGGGCTGCACGGTCCTGATGGAGATCGGTCCGCAACCGATCCTGACCGCCGCAGCATTGCAGATCTGGCCGGAGACATCGGCCCCGCCGCTCGCGATCGTCTCGCTGCGCAAGGGCGCCAACGCGGTACGACAAATCGCCGAGGCTCTCGCAACGACCTACGTCTGCGGGCACCGCCCCGATTTCGCCGCGATCGGCCACCGGCAGGAGCACAAGCTGGAACTGCCCACCTATCCGTTCCAGCGGCGCCGGTACTGGCCGAAGAGCTCGGGGATCTCAGCCCTGGCCTCGTCCGGGCTGTCGGCGTCCGGAATCCTGGGTAGCCCAAAGGATCTGGCTTCCGGCGACACTGTCTACAGCAGCGTGCTGTCGGTCAAGACCCAGCCGTGGCTGGCTCATCACGTCATCTACGGCACCGTGGTGGTGCCGGGAGCAACCTACGCGGCGATGGCGCTGGCCGCCGCAGGTGCGCCCGCAAGTGTCCGCGAGGTGTTCTTCTACGAGCCGATCATCCTCCCGGACAAGGCTTCTCGCGAAGTCCAGTTGACCCTCCATCCGATCGACGACGGCTGGAAATTCCAGGTGCACAGCCGCCCCTACGGGGTACGGGACGCCGAGTGGTCCCTCAACGCCGACGGCAGCCTGGCCACGGGTGCGGATCCGGACGCCGAACCGGCCGATGCCGGCGTCGCTCCAAGTGACGCGATCGAGCAGATGGAGCGCAACCGTCCGCAGGATCTGTTCGACTTCTTCAACGACATGGAACTGGCCTGGGGGCCGACCTGGTCGACGTCGCTGAAGTCATTGTGGGTCGGCGAGCGGGAAGCGATCGGGGACATCGTCGTCGGCGACGAACTCGCCGAACATCTCGGTACCGAACCGATCCACCCGGTGTTGCTCGACCTCTGCACGGGTGTCGCTTTCCCGGCCTTCCCGGCCACGCTGGCCGCCGAGCAGGGGATGTCGGACCTGTTCCTGCCACTGCGATACGGACAAGTCCGGCTTCCGGAGCGGATGCCGCGCCGGTTCTACTGCCGCGCCCGCTGGCATGACAGCGCCGTCACCAACGAAACTCAGGTCTTCGACCTCGATTTCGTCGATCCGGACGGCCGCTCCCTCGGTGGCATCCGGGAGTTCACCGTCAAGCGAGCTCCGCGGGAAGCGCTGCTGCGCGGGCTCGGCGGGGACTCGACCCGGCTGCTCTACACCTTGGGCTGGCAGGAGGCCGCCGCGCCGGGAACCGACGCGGACAGCACGGAACGGGTCAGCGGGCCGTGGCTGGTCGCCGGTTTCGACACCCTGGCCGCCCAACTACCCGACGCTGTCGGCATTGCCGACATCGCCGACCCCGACACCTGGCGGCAAGCGTTCCTGGACGCGGCCGGCCGTGGCGCGCCGGTCGCCGGGATCATCTGGCGCAGCAGCGAGAAACCGGATGACGACGGAACAGCCGGTCAGCTGGCGAGCCGGCTGGAGGCCGAGGTCTCGGCACTGCTGGCCGCCGCCCAGACCGCGCTGACCGAGCAGAAAGCGACGCTGCCCGGCGGCCTCTGGATCCTCACCGAACACGCCGTGGCCACCGAGCCCGGTGAGTCGGTCGATCCGGTTCAGGCGGCGCTATGGAGTTTCGGGCGCACCCTGGTCGCCGAACAACCGACCCTGCGCTGCCGGCTCATCGACACCGATGCCGGCGAGGAATCGCTGAGTTGGCTCGCCGGTGCGCTGGGCACGCCGGTCGTGGAACCCGAAACGGCGGTCCGCCAAGGCCGCTTCCTGGTGCCGCGATTGCTGCACTGGGCGCGCAGCGGTCAGCTGCCGATGCCGCGCAGTGACGACTACGTGCTGGCCCCGACCGAACGGGGTGCGATCGACAACCTGCGCCTGACCGAAACCACCGTGACCGCTCCTGCGCCCAACGAGGTGCAGGTGGCGATCGAGGCCGCCGGACTCAACTTCCGCGATGTGCTCAACGTGCTCGGGTTGTACCCCGGCGACCCGGGCCCGATCGGCGGCGACCTGTGCGGTGTGGTCACCGAAGTCGGTTCGGAGGTCACCGGATTCGAGGTCGGACAACGGGTGTTCGGCTCGATGCAGGGCGCCTTCGCGAGCCGGCTGAACGTGCCGGCCCAGCTGCTGGCCGTCGTCCCGGACGGGATCGGCGCCGTCGAGGCGGCGACCATCCCTGCCGCCGCGCTGACGGTTCGGCTGGCATTCGACTGGGCCCAGATCAAGCCGGGTGACAAAGTGCTGATCCACGCGGCCAGCGGCGGCGTGGGACTGGCGGCGGTGCAGATGGCCCGACACCAGGGGGCGACCGTGTTCGCCACGGCCAGCACCCACAAACGGGCGACCCTGCGCGACATGGGCGTCGAATACGTTTACGACTCTCGCACAACAGCTTTCGCGGACCAGATCCTGGCCGACACCGGCGGCGCGGGTGTCGACGTGGTACTCAACAGCCTCACCAACGAAGGCTTCATCGAGGCCACGGTGCGCGCCACCGCTGCCGGCGGCCGGTTCGTCGAGATCGCCAAGCGGGATATCTGGACGGCCGACCAGATGGCTGCCGTCCGGCCCGACATCCGCTACGAGATCGTCGCACTGGACGTGACGATGATGAGCGATCCCGAGCACATCGCGCGGTTGATGGACGAGGTCTCCCAGGGCCTGGCCACCGGGGAATGGACGCCCGTCCCGGCCGAGGTGTACCCGCTGCCCGAGGCGCGCACAGCGTTCCGGCGGATGCAACAGGCGCGGCACATCGGCAAGATCGTGGTGCAGATGCCCAAACCGCTGCAGCCGCGCGGTGATCGCAGCTATCTCATCACCGGTGGTCTTGGCGCGCTCGGCCTGCATACCGCGGCATACCTCGCCCAGCTGGGCGCCGGGGACATCGTGCTGACCAGCCGGCGTGAGCCGGAGCTCGAGGCGCAGCAGACGATCGACGCGATCGCCGAGCGCTACCACTGCCGGATTCACGTCTTCACCGCTGACGTGGCCGACGAGGACGAGGCGGCCCGGCTGCTGGCCAGGATCCGCGCCGAGTTGCCGCCGCTGGCCGGTATCGCCCACCTAGCCGGTGTGCTCGACGATGCGCTGTTGCCGGACCAGTCCCTGGATCGATTCCGGACCACCCTGGGGCCCAAGGCTTATGGCGCCTACCATCTGCATCGGATGACCGCAGGCGAGAATCTGGAGTTCTTCATCCTCTACTCGTCGGCGTCAGCGGTTCTCGGCTCACCGGCGCAGGCGAACTACGCGACTGCCAACGGACTGCTCGACGGCCTGGCCGCCTATCGACGCTCTCGGGGGCTGCCGGCGACGGCGGTCGACTTCGGACCATGGGGAAGCGGCGGCATGGCCACGTCGGCAGCAGCCCTGGCCAACCTCAGCGCGCAGGGCATGATGCCGCTGGATCCGCCGGCCGCCTTGGCGGCACTGGGGGAAGTGGTCCGCCACGGGACGGGGCAGGCCACGGTTCTGAAGGCCAACTGGCAGCGGACCGCCAAGATGCTCGGCGGTATCCGGCCGCCGATGCTCGACAACGTGCTGCCGCGCGACGACGCGGCGACAGCCGCCGACAGCCAACTGCTGCGCCAGCTCCAGGACACCCCGGAAGCGCAGCGGGTCGACTTCATCGCCGAATTCCTGCAACGCGAAGTGCAAGGCTTCCTGCGCCTGGCCCAACCACCGGCCGCGTCCAGCAGGTTCCTGGATCTGGGGACCGATTCGCTGATGGCGGTCGAGTTGCGCAACCGGCTCTACGGACAGTTCGGCGGCAAGTTCGACATCAGCCCGACCGCGGTGTTCGACTATCCGACGATCGGCGAGCTGGCCGCGCACCTGGTCAGCCAGCTGCCCGCGGGCGGGGAAGCACCCGAACCGGCCGCGGATGGCGGCCCGGAGGCCGACCAGTAG